TGTGTTGGCGCGCTCGGGGCGTGGTCCTGGCTGAAGTGGATGATCTGATTGGAGCGGCTGACGCGGAGGCGGAGCCTGCTCTGTTTATTTACCTTCGGGAAGTGGAGCTCAGGCTGTCAGATTTTAGTGTTAAGGCCGCTGCTGGAGACGAATATCCTCATATAGACTCCTGTACATTCACTCCTAACCGCGTTTACAAGCGACAGTGCTCCGGATTCACGGCgagtgtgtgaaatgtgctgCTCGGCGCCTTTAATGTGGTTTGGAGAAGGAATCTTTTAAGCCCTAAGCATCGCGAGGTCGTAGCGAAGGCTTGTTACGGAGTGCGCATGCGCGGAGCTGACTGGAGTTGCCGGCATGTTGTTAGACTATAATCTTAGTATCTTatttgtgtgctgctgtgagactaACAACAGGAGATCTTTTGGTTCTGGCACGGGTTTTGGATCTTTTGGTTCTGACACTTAAGATATGAGGCCAGGCTTGAGATCCAGATAAGCTACTGTAGTTAAATGGGACCAGACAGTCAGGTTATCAGTCAATTTGTAATACTGTCATTCACTGTAAGCCACTCCAGCAGAGAAGATGAGAGTTTGGGTAGCTGTCGGTTGCAACCTGGCCTTCATCCTTGTGGACACTGTAATCAGCACTGTCCTCTATGTCCAGGGGTCTACCGCTGAtgtatttgcagatgatgtccAAGATTTTGACATGCACCACTCCGTCCTGGACCTGTGGGGAACCCTCCTTGTCCGCGTTTGCATCCTCCTCGGTGGCTCCATCGGGGTGGTCTGGAACAAAAGCGACGGGCCTAAAAGAGCAGCCTGCCTGGACACGCCGGTGGTTCTCACAGGCCTCGTCATCTTGACCTATGCCCTGGccaagctgctggtgttctccgAGCAAGATGACCTCATGCACGACCCGTGGTTCCTTGGACTCTTCTTCTGGACGGTTGTGGCCGCTCTTGCCACCATGTTTCTCTGGAAGCTTCTGGCCACGTTGTCGGACCACGGCGTcgcagacagagaagagagcgaagagagggaGCAGCTGGTGGACGAAAGAGATGAgggggaagaggaggagggagggacgagtggaaagagaaggaaaggggCGAAAAAACAGCCGAACTCCGGGGCCACTTTGGGCCAACTGCTGTCGTACTGTAAGAAAGACACTGGGCTGCTGACCATCgccttcttcttcctccttctgTCTGCAGTGTGTAAGTGTCAATAAGTGATGCTTTCAAGGACTAGTTTGACAAAAAGATGATATAAAATCTGCAATGTCTCATATCAGATTTTTGTCAAACTAGTCCTTAAAAGCATATATAATACACATAAATCACTTTATAGGCAgcatattataaaattataatatgcAGAGTTCACTTTTTACCTCAAGTATTtgacgtttggtgtctgaagttagTTTTTgaactggagctacgaggctaatgtagctaacaagtagctAAAAGAAAGAATTAGCTATGCTAATGTTCTTTAGTCCATTTTTCATGAGAGCGGTATGTCATACAGGGTCAGAAGCAACTTCCACAAGTCTATTACAGTCTACTTAAAAACTCAACACGGTTTCTTGTTGTGGTGGTGATTGAGGaatgcagttagcacaatgctaattggtgcaGTATAAGCTTCCATCACTGGTTATCTGCCATGGAAAGGAGCAAACTTTAGCCCCCTAGCATTGACTGTATTCGGGTGAGGGACTTAGTCAGTGCTAATTACaaataattaatgttttattactaATTACAAACGAATTCAGCACAATTACTTTGTGTAGTAACAACGGTGACATCACTTGGTTCAAGGCCCAGCAATACATACAACACAATGCAATAAATAAGCAGAACAAGACCTTATAGGACTGGCAGTAAGTTGTGTAAATGTAAGAGTGAAAATCAGGCTTGAGTAGATGAACCGTGCAAATTATATGGCCCATACCGGGAATGTTTGAATCGTCCTTGAGGGGTGTTTGTTGACAGTTTAGAGAAAGAAGATAGAATCTATATGATCTAAAGACCcgtgtaatacatttttttcactttttgataTATAATACTTTATAAAATGAACGCCACGTTTCAAAACACACCGTTCGCTCTTCAGTCCatatagtccatatatggaGACTATGGGGTATAGGATGGCCCTCACTCTCCCCCTTCGCCAGAATGCtagtctgttagctgatgtagcaGAACTGGCAGTTAGCATTCTTCTCCAAGCACGTTCAGGTGTCCAGTGAAGTAGCGTTAGCAGAGAGGatgcggtggctggtttcacatgACTCGAAGGCAGCTTGTGTTtgccctcctagtgctggtggtatcATGTGATTAAGGGAGTTCttgggtggaattggatacgataaattctaaaaaaatatttctgagcTTATGCGGTGATGTCCGTCAGAGAAGCAAGCTGGTTTTTGAGGCAGTGCCATCTGTGGGGTCCCATTAAGAAGTGTCTAAAATGTCATTAATGAAAGGCAGTTAAGGGGAACCGTGGAAGTCAAGGATAGTGCTGGAACACCCAGAAAGCTCCCAGACAGAGCTGCTCGTATGTTGACCAGAACGGCAAAGCACAACGCCCACATGACAGCAGAGACCTGCAGGAAGATTTAGCTGACACAGGAGTGCTCTCACAGTCGACCACAACTGTAATCTGAAAGGAAAGGTGATCAAAAGGAAATCTTAGACTTCTGAAGTCAACTTCTGCAAAACATCTTCTAGATGAGTCAAAGGCATTTTGCAAAGTAGTGCTGTGGACATATGAAGTAAGTAATAATTACTAAAAtaacagcatttgatgaaaagaacaccttgctgACTATTATGCATCGGAGGTGGATAACATTTTTTGGTAAATTTGACAGTTAAGaaaataaagctgaaaaaaggCTGCCTTCTataacaagacaatgatccaaaacatccCTCAAAATCCACCGTGAACTACTTTAAGAAATGCAAGCTGAAGCTTTTTGGAATAGGCCTTTCTGTTCCTTGACTTAAACATCACCGAAAAACTGGGTAGCTTTTAAACACGCAGTGCATGCAGGAATATAAAAGAGTGGAAATTTGACCTGGAAATTCTTGTAgtcaaagaggaaaaaacctCCGACCAGAATGTGAGAGTGGTTTACCACCCACAACATCAACTtcagagctcagtgaatttgaTAAGTAGAGTAAATTTAGGCTTATGGTGAGATCTGCCTTTAATACATAAACTGAGAAAACGTGAATCCAAGATCTTAGTTACTCAGTACTTCTGCTTTTCAGCTGTTCACTGTTAAGTTGCATGGGATCATAGTATTGCACCTGTGTTGCCACAGTCATTTCTCCTTCACATTTATGTGCACACAAAATGCATAGCTTGTCCCTGTTGCACATTCAGGATGGTGAGTTTGGCAACCACTACCTTACCTCACTTAACAGTCCTTAGCACTATGACTCCATACAGTATATGTTCCTTATAGCGATCGCTCAGCAAAGAAAAAATCCATATATACTAGTAATACccagtgtagctaacaagtaatggaagtttatgCCACCCCGGTTAGCATTGCTCAAACTGCATGCCTTCACACAGGTAGACTTGCTTAcgtggtttctggcactgtttGACATggtgttatctataaacatcgACAAACGTGCAGACAAAAATCAAGATTGCTACttttttttagctatgctaacctacttttgtccatgttttgtAGGTAACTATgtcatacaatgtcagaaaGTCTTTAGGAAATTTTAACTTTTGGTTTATCTTGTTCTTAATGGATACCAATGTTGCTAACTGTTACAGAGTTGCTACAAAATGCAGGTAAATCATATCAGACCCCACTAGCTTCATTTCCTTGttatgcacatttttatgtttgagTGAAGCATTCCTTTTAAACCAGTTGAACAACTTAATTTATCACGCTAACCAGACCAGGTCAGCGTGatcaattaaaaaaaggaaaaaacctgggGTGGGGCAACGTCTTGAATGTCTTAAATAGGCAGTGCACTGGGTATAAAAGCAACATCCAGGAAACACAGAGTTCTCTATGAGCTGGGATTGGTCGAGGCTTGTCACGTTGCAAAAAAACATGTCAGTAAAAAATGTGTCAGTAAGTGTTTGCAAAGATTTTAGATATTTCACCCTCAACGATGCATAATATTAGCGAGTGGTCCagagaatttggagaaatctctgtgtgaaAGATGAGTCTGAAAACCACAAGTGAATAGCCATGAGCTTTGATTCCTCAGGTAGCACTGCATTATAAACCAGCATGCTTCTGGGGATATCACCACATGCACTCTGGAGTACTTTGACAAACCGTCAAAGCACTGTCTGTTGTTGCATCCACAAAGGCAAGCTAAGACTGTACTCTACACAGTGGCAGCAATCCATCAACAACattgagaaacactgctgagTTCTCTGGGCTGGAGTTCGTCTGGAATGGAATGGTGTACAGTGGAAATGTGCCTTTTAGACAccgtctttttcttcttccgtGCTTAGTTCAGCATGACAGCAGCGAGAAGCATTCTGCAGTAACTTTctgttattagcatttcacatactctCCTAACCTTTTTGGAACTGGGCTTgtatttttctgtctctctaggTGAGTCCTTTATTCCCTATTTTACTGGAAAGGCCATAGATGGTATCGTGATTCATAAGAGTATGGATTACTTTGCCAAACCCATGATTATTCTGTCTTTGTTGGCCCTGTTCAGGTAAGTGCAACAGATTTTTCTCATTCCAACATTCATTGAGTCATATTACGCTGATGGATTGAATTATTTGTAAAGCAATATGAAGCTTATAACTTgaataaatcatcacacacttgcctcaaactatgTAGACAATATCAATGCAACTCGATTTAAGTTTGTCATACAGAATGACAGAACATGTTCAGGCCATTTTCAGGCATATGACATAACAGTATgtgaccaaaagtatgtggacagtaCATTTTAATTGGTGTTTTTGGCTGTTTCAGCTAGTACTGTTTTATCTATTAATAACAGGTACATGAAATCAAGTATACAGTTATGAAATGTCCATAGACAGACATTGGCAGTAAAATTGCATTGCAGAGCTCAATTAATATGCCACTGCCACAGGATTTCACCTTTCCAGCCAGTAGGTTCATCTCATTTCTGCCGTGCTAGAGCTGCCCTTGTCAACTGTAAGCGTTATTATGAAGTGGAAAGGCCAATGGTTTGTacgcttttaaaaataaaggtgtgaaactatcactggggtggtacctatCTCAGTACCTGGgagcataattgtaccataatccaatGAAATTATATTTGCCATGTTTTCAATCTGATGGACTAATCTGGGTTTAGCAGATGCAAACCTGGCTGAATCCAGAGTGCTATCTCTAaactttggtggaggaggaataatgggctggggctgttttccaTTGTTCATATTGGACCTCTTAGTTACCGTAAAGGGGAGTTGTGATCTAGTCTGGCTGTGCAGCAATAAGGTGTCCGgatgtcattcattttcaaaaagagttGGTGATTTCCAGCAACAGGAGATGGCTTGAATGTTGGCGACTCGACGTGGGCAAAGTCTGCAAAGCGACAAATCTCAATGTTTAACTTTGACTTTAACTAAGGTGTTAAACGATATGCCgataatcaataaaaatgaaggATTAAGTAGCGTAGTATGcacttcatctccaccaccgtgatttttatttttatcatttcacTTCTGCTTGGCGTTAGTGAAACCACAGAGAGATCAGGGATTTTGGGCAACAAGAGTTGAGAAGTTGCTGCCAGTGTGAATGCAGGGTAAGAACACAGAGACTGTAACATGAATCTCACATTAACTCTGGTTCTCTCCTCAGTTCTGTGGCCATTGGGGTTCGAGGAGGCGTCTTTTCCTTGACGTTCGCCAGACTGAACATTCGGCTACGTGACCTTCTGTTCCGGTCGCTGATGCATCAGGAGATAGGCTTCTTCGATGCTAACCATACAGGTAGAGTATTGCATTGTGGAACAGTAAGCTTTGTTCTTCTCTACGTTACTAAAAGATCCGGAAACTGGTACtctatttttcctgtttttgtggGTGTATATAATGACAGCAACTGCTGAGGGATTCCTGAATGGAGCCTTAATCTGTGGATGCAACATAAGTCGTTTTTGCGAGTTCTTGTTTTGAACACTTGCTATTAGACAAGTATGGCATGCACCCATTCCCCAGGCCCCAATGACAACCGGAAGGGTGCCCCAGAGGTTGGACTCTGGACTCATGCGCCATCCCCCACTCACTTGCAGTTCTTCTCTTCCCGTCGTCCTCGTGGGGCTTTGTCCTCGCTCAGGTTTTGAGCCCTGCTGTCCAGCTGGGTCTCACAGTCATCACTGGGGCCTGGTtttcctaggtggttgctaagctgtcCTAGATGGTTGCTTGGGTGTTGTTCTGGTACCCCAAGATACCACGCTAGGAGTTGCTGTGGTGTCCCACTTGGTTGGTAGgctgttgctaggtggttgtagtggtattccaggtagttgctagggtgtcACTGGGTTATTGCTGTGGTACCCAAGGTGTGGAAAAAGACTAAGAAGAATATAAATAGTGTTGTACAATCAGTAATTAAAGCAttgttgttttgtctgttttttagATTTTGTAGACTAAGACATTAGTGCTTTAGCTTCAGTGTAAAAATCtagaagcaaacttcacacacctGCCAAACATGTCCTGAGtgatcgactacatttaggGTTTTCCAGGGACAGTATATTTGAATTTGAactgaactattgctttaaagcAAGGCTGCTGATTAAAGATCAGTTGTTGTCTTTACGTTCTAGTGAATACTGTGGCTTGAAAGGGGATCTGAGCTAAAGTCAGCATGAATACTTTGAAAAGCTTGATAAACTCAAGTCTTTGGAGCagtatgaaatatgaatggcCTTGTACGGTCACTGTATCTTACCAAACGAtacctcaaatgtagtcagtcagccaattcatgtctggtgtctgaagttttcttCATCAGTTATGCCCTGGAGATACTGGCTAATGTAGCAAACAGCTAATGGTAGCTTATACACCACCAATTAACATGAGTATAACAACAAACTgcctacattttatttttatagataaagACTGTTTATAGACTGTAGCAATTAAGGAATCAGGACAAAATGATCAATAAATATAGATCCTTTAGGACATTTAGGTCTTTGAGAAAAGCATATTCAGTATATTTTGGAGAGTTTTCATTTGAGCCAAAGGGGGGCGCCAAATCCataatttaaaacattacatgAACCCATGGCTCATGGTTGCTGCTGTAGtatgttcactcattttcatgGTCTGAGCTGTAGCCGCGCCTCAAACTCCACAGCTTTAGCAGAATGGGCGGTGGGTCTCACTGGCTGAAATAAAGATACAAATTTTGTGGCCATTTCTGATCAGTGAATCCAAGTCTTTGTCATCTTTGTATGAATGTTTGATAAAAAGCACATCAGAGTAAAAGTTTTTTATTCTACTACTATAAATGCATTGCTACTGTATATCGATCAATTATGAGTGATTCCAGCTCTAGTCAGAAACCTTGTAAGCAAGTCTGCCTTTATTTAACAGCTCGACACAGTTTGAGTGTGTGATGACACAGGCATGCAGATAGCACTGTACTATTAGGTGGtcactaacttttttttttccaccatttaattatgcagacattttgaaatgtcacttgaaatgctcttttaatgTTTGAATATCGGAGCCAAGAATGCCCATCTAGCTACAGCGCTTCCTTGTTGGCTTTGCAATTGATTTGCGACTCTCTTTGTAGGTGACATCACGTCTCGGCTGACCTCGGACACCACAGAGGTCAGCGACCTGATCTCCCAGAACGTCAACCTTTTCTTGCGCAACTTTGTCAAGGGGGTGGGCTTCTTGATCTTCATGTTCAGCATGTCTTGGAAGCTGTCTCTCGTCACTCTCATGGGCTTCCCTTACATTGGTGTGGTCTCCAAACTCTACGGCGACTATTACAAGGCAAGTAtgaaagagcagagaggagtCGGTTTTGTTTTAGGTGGTCAGGAAACCTGCAAACGGTGAAAACACACAAAGTGAATATTACTGTTCTAGGGTTctaacaatatacaatataaggTGGAACGTTCTCAGCACTccggtaacactgacgtggtggtcgtgttttagtgtgtgttgtgctggtctgagtggatcagacacagcagtgctgctggagtttttaaacaccttaatGTCACTggtggactgagaacagtcccccgactaaaaatatccagccaacagcgtcctgtgggcagtgagtggacacagtatttaaagctcagcagcactgctgtgtctgatccactcagaccagcacaacaaacattaacacaccaccaccacgtcagtgtcactgcagtgctgagaatgatccaccgcccaaatagtacctgctctgtgagggtccatgggggtcctgactactgaagcacagggtaaaatggggctaacaaagcctgcagagaaacagatagactacagtctgtagctgtagaactacaaagtgcacagtttctatttttaagttttacattggaaaaactaaaacatctaatataaaatgtgccacaccTTTTTGCGCaggacacattttgttttattcccCTCCAAATCTGTCCATTTCAGTGAATAAACagcagttgtgcattaaaatgtgcagaactgtaTTCTTTATGGTGTGTACATGATACAATTTTACAATGTAGGCTGTACTTTTTGTGCAGAAATTAACCAAAGACGTCCAGACGTCGCTGGCGCACGCCAACAAACTGGCTGAGGAGACGATCTCGGCCATGCGGACGGTGCGGAGCTTCGCTAACGAGGAGCAGGAGTCCAACTCGTACTACGAAAGACTGCTGGAGGTCTTCAGACTCAACAAGAAACAGGCTCTGGCCTACGCCTGCTTCATGTGGTCCACCTGTGTGGGTATCATGCATTGATTTAGGAACAAATAACAGCCACATGTGATATATTCATAATTACTAAATGAATATTCATGaagtaaaatattttctatTAACTTGCTTGTCTgttcaaaaatgtgaaaaaacaaaaaatatcaagaataaatatataaatgtagtaTATTAATGatctataaaaatatgaaaaatatttttatgtgcaattaatgttaatttgctgaatttaccataccattttttggtgtttttagttatttttctgATAATTACAAGTTGACTGTTACAGCTTTGAAACACAATTGTTGagactcttttttttctgcccttaacagtttatttttgtgttttgtatatGAAGCTTTAAGTAGAAAGTCATTGTCTTATTATGAAACCAGACATAATGATCTACAGTTAACACAGGGGGCCAAGCACTGCGGTATTTCCTCAGCCATTCTGTTCACCATAAATTCCTGCACGAAACAAACGTGCTGTTCCATAGTTTCATACAGTCACATCTCCGTTAAGTTTAAGGTTCTTGGGGTTAGAACTATCAGTGCTGCGTCAGAAGGTTAGCATTAGATCCAAGACTATTGTCACGTCAACgtcattttcattcaaataatCCCACGCAAAACCTCCATGTCTGTCGTTTTAGATTTCGGAGCTGGCTTTGCAGGTGGCTATGCTGTTTTATGGGGGTCACTTGGTGATAACAGGTCAGATAAGTGGAGGAACCCTCATTTCCTTCATCGTCTATGTGCTGGAACTGGGCGAATGTCTGGAGGTCAGTGTTTATTAGTcatttatgtaatattatacTGCATGGAATGCATATGTTTTTTTGGTGTCCATGTGTTAATGGTCATCCTTGTTGGAAGTGTGTCTATAAATGTGTATATGCAGCCAAAAACAGCTTATTGAAGTTCTCGGTTATTcggttattttcacttagaagatcAAGAAAACACCAGGGGTGTGCAAAGTTTGGCAGAGTGTATATTGAGTGTATTACGATGCTCATTTTTCGATCTGCCTTGCAGTGCATAGGAGCGGTGTATACAGGCCTAATGCAGGGCGTAGGGGCAGCGGAGAAAGTGTTCGAGTACATCGACAGGAAACCCAAGCAGGGTCTCGATGGCCTCGAAGCTCCTGACTCATTCAGTGGCCTGGTGGAGTTCAAGAACGTGACGTTCGCCTATCCTACAAGACCTGAGATGGCTATCCTGAAGGTATTGGTTCTGATGTGGGCAGGACATTTGAAGTCAAGCTAAAAGCTGCAGCTTCCATTTAAGTGTTTGATGGTAAAGGACTAGTTTGATAAAGTTACACCATTTTTCACCTCAGCCTGAATGTAGTCAGTCAGACATGACACacgtctgaggtttgcttctttatggTACATGTACATTGAGGACATTCCCAGCAAAGTCCAATTGGAATTTAGCCTGGCTAGGTCAATGTTTATGTAATCGATCAGCATAGTATGTAAGATTATTCCAACATTTTCACAAACGTTGATTCAACTGGACAGATTTGGCTTTGGAAGAAAGAGGTCAATGATTATCATTTGCTGTCAACATGAC
This sequence is a window from Pygocentrus nattereri isolate fPygNat1 chromosome 20, fPygNat1.pri, whole genome shotgun sequence. Protein-coding genes within it:
- the abcb9 gene encoding ATP-binding cassette sub-family B member 9; amino-acid sequence: MRVWVAVGCNLAFILVDTVISTVLYVQGSTADVFADDVQDFDMHHSVLDLWGTLLVRVCILLGGSIGVVWNKSDGPKRAACLDTPVVLTGLVILTYALAKLLVFSEQDDLMHDPWFLGLFFWTVVAALATMFLWKLLATLSDHGVADREESEEREQLVDERDEGEEEEGGTSGKRRKGAKKQPNSGATLGQLLSYCKKDTGLLTIAFFFLLLSAVCESFIPYFTGKAIDGIVIHKSMDYFAKPMIILSLLALFSSVAIGVRGGVFSLTFARLNIRLRDLLFRSLMHQEIGFFDANHTGDITSRLTSDTTEVSDLISQNVNLFLRNFVKGVGFLIFMFSMSWKLSLVTLMGFPYIGVVSKLYGDYYKKLTKDVQTSLAHANKLAEETISAMRTVRSFANEEQESNSYYERLLEVFRLNKKQALAYACFMWSTCISELALQVAMLFYGGHLVITGQISGGTLISFIVYVLELGECLECIGAVYTGLMQGVGAAEKVFEYIDRKPKQGLDGLEAPDSFSGLVEFKNVTFAYPTRPEMAILKDVSFSIRPGEVTALVGPSGSGKSSCVCLLENFYSPQCGQVLLDGRPVQIYQHGYLHSKVAMVGQEPALFARSVLNNISYGLSDTPMDTVIAAATKANAHDFICSLPKGYDTGVGEKGAQLSGGQKQRVAIARALIRNPCVLVLDEATSALDAESEHVVQQALSNVMENRTVLVIAHRLSTVERAHSIIVLDKGSVVEQGQHAELMARGGLYCRLVQRQVLGVESVPKEPSLSRKAGQEESEEESSEDDHEPKY